The sequence atccagtgctgccgaaaatttacaaccctgatCCTGCTATAGATGGGACGCTCCTTATGCACCACATCCACAACACTGCCACCCTGCCGCTGAATCAGCTTTCTGTGGAAACTGTGGAGATGGAAACCACACCCTCAGTATACGacttgaaaatttgtttcacaCACTAGGGGgctgtacactaattacgtaagcaaatttcaaccctccctccccccatgtaagattttacccatacaaatcattttttatttatatggagagtaaaaaaatgacagaccccccctcccccaatAATAGCTTACGTAAATCCTTGGCACGGATCGCTTGACACCTTGgggttttcaaaattgattcatGTGACAAATCGACACTGTTggttcaaaagggcgaaagtcgcaaacgtaaacattgacttcttctgctgatttcagggattttagagacttctggcgatattttccacttccgttcgaCAGAAGCCACCAGtccaagtggttgttagctgggagcggtcctagttgttgaggtatttgcaggaaaaggcattgtttacgtttgcgacattggccaTTATGAAAACAGGGTCTAAATATGGCGATATGTGACAAAGAAACCCTTGACTCATGTTTACACCCCAAGACGTATACAATCACCTATGCGATGCTATATGCTATGCTATCAGTAGATACAAAATTGCCATCGCCGGAACGTCATCAATAATTCAATGTGATTTTCAATGGAATGGGTAACTTAGAGGAGACGTTTAATGGGTGTATTGTAATACTGtatttacagatacgtatttcgacctcaactgtgaggccgtcttcaatgtctcgtacttgactcgactaagtcgagtaaagataacaaaacgtataggaattaaatggaaagtactaaactcatcttagacagttgaagacattcaactaaaagagttcaaatattttttctaatctCGTATGTTTTATTGCATCATAATTTACCACTTATCGGCTCtgtattttctaattttattcCAGATCTACCAACACCTACGATGGTACACGAACCCCCAGGAGCAGCGATGGATCGTGAGGATATTGTTCATTGTTCCCATCTATGCCACCTACTCGTGGATTAGTTTGCTATTTTTCAATTCTGAAAGTGTCTACGTGTATTTCTTCACAGTGCGAGACTGCTACGAGGGTAAACAACAAGCTCAATGTTTATATGTTCTAAACCAATTATGAAACGAAATGTTCTCCTCCAATCGACAGCGTTCGTAATCTATAACTTCCTTTCCTTGTGCTATGAATACCTCGGCGGTGAGGGCAACATCATGTCCGAAATCCGTGGTAAACCAATCAAATCGTCCTGCCTCTACGGAACATGCTGTCTCACCGGGAAAACGTACACCATTGGATTCCTCCGGTTTTGTAAACAGGCCACTTTGCAGTTCTGTCTGGTCAAACCGCTGATGGCGTTCATTATCATCTTTCTACAGGCCTTTGGGCACTATCACGATGGAGATTGGAGGTAAAGTTCATTCGTGGTTATTGGTATAAAATAAATGGATGGTCAcacaaatttaattaatttttgataTGATATGGTATGACAAATGGATGATACGGAGTTATGATTAATAAAACGCTGCTTTCGTGTTCCATATTAAGTCCCAAAAACTATTTATGTAGTTAAATTTAGTGTTCAAACCGTGGCAGCTTTTCGGCTTACAACTGTGAAGATTTTACttgaacaaaaaatatattaattaatCTTGTAATGAATGTAGATTATGGATTTCTGGAGATTACGAAAATAAGGGGTTTCCTTGCTTAATATGTTGATACACAACACACACAACACGTTTTTCAactttccattcaattccagtGCCGATGGTGGCTATATCTACATAACCGTTATATACAACATATCGGTTTCATTGGCCCTGTACGGACTGTACCTTTTCTATTTCGCCACGAGGGATCTGCTGACGCCGTTCGATCCGGTgctcaaattctgcacagtGAAATCTGtgattttcctttcattctggcaGGGTAAGTAAAACCAATAACTGCTAGCCATTGGAGGCGTCAACAAATTCGAATTCGATTCTATCCCACACAGGTGTCGGGCTGGCCATCCTGGAAAAGGCTGAAGTAATCTCACCAATCGTGGATGCCGGTGGTTCCACCACATCGGCTGGTACTGTATCTGCCGGTTATCAGAATTTCTTCATTTGCATCGAAATGTTATTTGCGGCCATTGCCCTGCGGTATGCGTTCCCGTACCAGGTTTGTTCAATCATTCAATTATCTGCGGTTTCGCATGATGAAGTTACAGAACACATTCATTTCCGCTTTTCCTTTTCTTCAGGTGTACGCCCAAAGCTGTATGACTGACGCGCACGGTAGATCCGTGACGATGCAATCAATTTCTAGCAGTTTAAAGGTCTGCATGTACTTTCTCGTGTAACTTAAAAGCAATAATAAACTGCCTTTATTTCATCTTTTTAGGAAACGATGAATCCGAAGGATATTATGACGGACGCGATACACAATTTCCATCCGCAGTACCAACAGTACACGCAATACAGTTCAGGTAAGTGGCAGCACAAAAACTGTGTCAAATCGAAACGAAATTGGCCATAATGAGGCTTCGACTGTATAACGTATGCTAtaaattccaccagaaaacaccattctcattttttttgctaaacattcatcatttgcacgctaagtaatttaaattttgatgttCCACATAATTTACTAGTTCCTATTTATTTGCTGCAGTAGcagaaagaaaacaaaacataCCGCTGAAGTTTGGCAACCTTCAATTATCCTTTCTTTTATTTGATGTTGagcttgttgttgttgttagaTGTAATCAAGCTGTTTCGGTGTTTTATTTAGCATTTGATTCCTATTCTTGCGCATACATAACTACCTCGTTCATTATTAGTATTGTGCATTTTAATCAttgttttattctttttatgttCCGTTACAAATTTAAAGTTACTGATCTGCATGGTggtcttttttttctttgcatGAAGCACCAAATATTACGAAAAGCCCTTCAAAGTCTATATAGAGCCGGTAATGAATATTGAAAATAGCAATTCTTGTATTGATCAACTTGGTTCGTCAAACGGCTTCACATATGGTCAAACATTGCATTAACTTGCTTTTTCCGAGTGTATGAGGGGTTACGATGTACACTCCCAGCGAAAAGTTTGGGTTCAACCTCGAAAAATATAGGTAAAAGTTTTTGGCCGTATTTTTGCCGTCTTAGAAccgatttcgggtattgttagctcACGACATAGATTATGAGTAGATCTTGCATGTTGATGTTTGAAACGAAGAATTTTTAATTCTTaatctacacccaaaaaaaaacaaatctgacaattattgtataaaatctgggcatatacaattctgcaagctttttatgcaaatattgtattaaaataatacaaatctgtattatttcaatccaacaattgtattaaaatcttcagaaattgtatatgcccaattattatacagtttctgtgaggttcttatgcagaactgtattaaaatctgccatccgctggttgggtgtactaaAATATTACTTTAAGATACACATCTAAACTCGGTAGAAAATTGAAAGCAACTTAACAaatggcctgtgcagtgcatagaagtcttctccattcatctCGGTCCATGGCCAACCACACAGTCTtcagagggtccgcaaatcgtcctccacctgctcgctgtgcacctcgccttcttgttccgtcggatcgttatcgagaaccattttcaccggattaccgtccgacattctggctacgtgcccggcccactacagtcttccgattttcgcggtatgaacgatggatggttcttccaacaacaacatagatggtacgcagcactttcctttcgaaaactcccgtGTCCGCAGAGAACTAACTACCGgtcgttttgtagatagtcagtttggtacggcggcgaactctattcgatcggatcgTTTTGCGGAGtgtaaagtacgtacgatttactgccatgatgcgtttacgaatttctctgctggtatctgatatcgttatcggaggtcaccagttagcccacgaattcttcaaccacctcaatttcgtcatcacctatacaaactcgtggtgggtggcttacattgtcctctctttaacctcttcatatcatgtacttcgtcatcgacgtgttgatgactagtccaatccttttagcttcgcttttcagtctgatgtaggcttcctccatcctctcaaagttacgtgccataatatcaatgtcgtcggtgaaaccaaaACTGGACGCactttgtgaaaatcgtaccgCTTGTGTTAATCCctacccttcgtattactccctccaaagcgatattGAAGAGCAGACACGAAtgatcatcaccttgccgtaaccctctgcgcgtttcgaagggactttagaatgcccctgaaactcgaactacgcacatcacccgatccatcgtcgccttggtcaaccgtatcagtttatccggaaatccgttttcgtaaTTAGCTACTATAGCTGGTCCCGACCGATTaaatcatatgcggctttgaagtcgataattagatgatgtgtgggcacgttgtattcgcggtgcatggtatgcatcggccaaaagtttgggttcacccacTATATGGTGAAGCGGTCATAAGCTTGGGGTCATTTTCCTGATATGCATTTCAATTCAGTTTTAGTCGAATACTGTCTGTAGTACAGTTCTTGATCTGTTGTTTGGAAACACACTTAATATGTATTTTGCCTGTCTTTGAAATGTTCACTTCAAAGATTAACCTTCCTGTAGCGCCCCACAAAAACTTACACTTAGGAGTTCGGGGCATATCGACCCGGATTTGTATTTCAGCCCAATTGGTCAACCAGGTCAGCTATGTCCGGAACAAAATCGATAGTAAACCATTATgtccattagggtggctcagaAAACACTttctcaaattttttgatgggccgtcctcttattcggttctatttgatgccctgatgctctggacaaaatttcagccaaatcggtcaacgtttgggcagtgctaaactcgttgagtttatatgaaaaatgtatgcagaaacatccaaaacaatgatttgcagttggacggcacaatttacgatcaagaaccatgatactcattcagttcttgtaaaataaaatacataatgttatgctgaaaaccgcgagaagattagagtttattacgcaaagatattagcattttactggagtgttgtaggggtgaatttatttcttttcaaaggtaaaagaaacgaaatttgctcaaaccccactgcagagaaatgctaataacttagccgggcaaactcgaatcgtctcgcggttttctgcataacattctgtattaaattctccaagatctgaatgagtatcatagttcttcatcgtaagatgtgtagtccagctgcaatttactgtttttggatgtttctgcatacatttttccatataaacttccaacgagtttagcactggccaaacgttgaccgatttggctgaaattttgtccagagcatcagggcatcaaagagaaccgaataagagggcggcccatcacaaaaattgaacaaagtttttcccatactaatttgagccaccctaatgcccATACAAGCTATCAAAGGCCATGCGTATGATTTTTGATTTAGAAATGAAATGATTAAATCAAATGTCGGCATTATTGTATATCAAGTCCCTTAAATAGCAACGCATCATGTCCATATAGGCCGCTCGAAGTCATGCTTATGATTTTTGATTTAGACATGGTCAAATACGATGAACTAAGCCCTTCACATCGTTCTGGACTTCGAGCTAATTGTTCTACCAGGTCATCTAAACTCGGTAGAAAATTAAAAGCAACTTAAcaattccataagaaattcttcagaatagcTAAGGGATATTCGTCGAAATCACCAATTCAAATATgcaagggattttttttaaagaattcgcaaggggaattcttcgaaatttccgaggaaaaaTCCGCGGCGAATTCTAAGGAAGATACATCAAAAATTCTTAGACATTTCTGCAGGTATTTTTCGGAATGTCCGTgataaattctttgaaatttccattccgaaaatcattcagaatttcccaagaaaatctttaaaaaaattcccggaagttttcataaataaaaatctccgaaaataattcaaaattttcacgagaaatacaccgaaattttcactagaaattcctcagattttttttcattaaattaGCCAGTGGAGACATATCAGCtttcacactgatattcttccctcccccttcatacgggagtttggcagagggaaggtcgtgcgatatgtgccatcacaaatattgtcctccgctcgctttcaaatcgacttctataaaaacatttttcatgagcagaaaaatatattagctcttttagtggaatgtattcaaccgtctaagacgaattaagtactctccatttaattccaccagtttcatgcctgccgtatcctaacggaactatcaattctatactttcgcctctaattctatcatgaacatgtacgtctaagtttggaagatgatattagcatttccatatcataaaattattcttggtaatttcctcagaaaattacTCAAGATTTgctagagattttttttaaatccattggaatttattctaaaattccacgggaaatattttggaatatccGCTAAAATTCTGAAACTATCTTACCTTGATATTCACGTGTTTGCTCCCTGACTGAATATAAATCATAAGAAGATATTTTTTCTAAGCATTTGTACTGGCTTtcagtaaaattcaattttgaaaaaaaatcatcgaaaatcATGTCTTTGGAATAACATTTGTATGAAGGCGCATGAATGTTTCTGTCCATTGCTGATTAAAACACCTGCCAGACTCTGCCCTTTCACATAAACTACATATGTAAAACATACTATAAAATAGCTTTTTCCCCAATTAGGCGCCAGAAATCATTTTTTCTAACTGGATCGTGTATTTGATAATTATCgttgattttgaataatattaaaTACTAAAAGTGTTAATAAAGTACAATTACCgatcaaatttttttaaatctcttctctaaataaacaaataaatcatCATAGTAGGCTCTGGAATTTCGAAATTTGCAGCAAGGTCCATCGCTACTAATTAATGACCGATTTGGCGTATGGGACTTTTATGCGCATAtcgcaaaaaaattgtaaatattgaccaaaatgtcggcaTTATTGTATATTGAATGAAACTTCGCTGAAGACACCTATGGTCCATTTCATAATTTCAATGACTGAGaggttttttttcatgattggACAAGAACTGCCCCAGTGTGTGACGTTCCGGTTGCAtggtaaatattttgctgaaatCAATAATAGACGACATTTTCTGCCGAGCTAgaaaatgaaaatccttttCCATTGTTACGCGATATTTGATTTGTACCGTATCCCTACCCTAAAATGTTGAACATTTCATTCTGCTGTAATATAACGTTCTGCCAGAACTTCTGCTTCAACTAAACAGTTGCTTCTCGAGCACATAGTAGAGTCGACTtgcacagatgatgcgccttcgtatttcacgactaacattattatcagccgttagcatgGATCCAAGGTAGCCGaactcctcgaccacctcgaaggtatctccGACTATCGTAACACTGTTTCCCAGGCCTGCCCGGGCGGGCTCGGTTCCGCtcactagcatgtactttgtcttcgaagcATTCACCATCAGTCCAACTTTTTTTGCCtcacgtttcaggcgagtgTACGTTTTTGCCACCTTTTCAAATATTCGGCTGTTACACcaggctctccgcatgacaccttctagcgcaatattgaacaacaggcacgaaagtccaacACCTTGCCGTAGTCCCGGCGAGATTCGAAGgagctggagtgttcgcccgaaatcttcacacaattttacacaccatccaccgttgctttgattgatCTCGTAAGCTCCCCGGGGGGAAGGACCTGAgcgcgctcaatgttcagggcgactggaaacgattggcccaggatcgaatcCAGtgaagaaggatactccattcagcgtaggttcatcgaagagctgtagcccatcaaaaagatctggtccgttatcGAGCGGTCGTctacgaagccggcttgataagtTCCCACGAACTTGTTCActggatatcactttgtaggcggcatttaaGATGGTAATCGCTCGAAAGTTTTCAAACTTCGGCTTGTCACCTTGTAAGAACCTACCATCATTTTTATGTAACTTAATATATATAAAGTTTCTAGATACAGTATCCCCCGCTCATCCGACTCTTGCTATTCCGatgactcgttagtccggatctcgctaattccgaattttccggattaataagtatcaacacccatttaagcATATACTGTCAGTTTCAAAATTATGCTGCCAGTTTATTTTGTTTcctttgtatggatttgacagtcggattaacgagagaaattTCGATAGTCCGGCCGTAAATTTGTCGGATTAGCAGGGGAATACTTTAATTTAACGAATATTGTACTCGGTATGAggccttacaattttgcaagctacTCATACAATAGAAAAagacaccgtcttcgaccagaggtagCATAAGGCAACAGACAGGATACTTACACAACTCCCAGTGAACGAGGGGAAAAGAAAAGTTTTCGTGTTTCTCAAAATTCTCcgaggcgggaatcgaacccacactccatagcacatgcgtttaGACTATTAGCATCTCCAACCGTACGGCCACGAAGTCCACAATACCTGTATAAGTGCTTCATTTTTCATATAATTTAGCAATTGGGTCATTCAATTTAGCAATTGGTAAACATTCACGAAATTATGTTTGAagtatattttatttcatttttaatttgtataTTTCAATAGCAAATTTTCAacacgacttatctgcttttgtaaacaaaacttcaaacgtcgatttgctCAATCTGATatcactcccacgcaaaccaacaccatcaatacgtaggggaagccttcggcgacctgttgatggtgttagtttgcgtgggagtgctatcagatgcgtcaaatcggcgtttgaatatttgtttacaaaagcagataagtcgttttgaaaatttggtattgatttatAACAATAATGAGTCAGATTCGACGCAATTTTGAGTACGCCAGGCTTAGCGTGTCTCAAAGATACAGCCTTTCTATGTGCTTAGCTATGACACACACCTTTGAACACGAGCCTCTGCTTTCGCCATAACTGATTGAACGTCAACGTTGGACGACTGATCGGGCTTATCCTCGGCGGTGGTTCACCCTAGGCCGCGATACTGATTATATCTTGAGTACACTCTCAATGCATTTTGACGACGTCGTTCTCCTGGATAATATGGGTTGGAACGAATGTAGCCAGCGAAAAAAAGCATCACATCATATGTAGGACTATCTAAGAATCTAaagtaggaaaaaaaaaatattatgctAGCTTAAACAAGTATCGGATAATATGCTAAGTCTGTGTATCATCAAAACTGATAGTCATATTCTGATAATATTGAAAACGAAAATTTCAGACTGCCCTTCACCTATGAAAGTTGCGAAAAATTTAAATCCGCCCAGGAAATCGTATGCAGCTCAGTATCTTCAAAATTATTACCAACTACGTGAGGAAGAACTGTACACAACCAGCTATAATAGCACTAGCAACAACAACACCAGCATATCGAATATGGCGAATCAATTCTGAAGGCTTTCATCAAACTGCGTGTCAGCGTTTAGTTCAAGCACCTCGTCACATGACACATATTTCAACACAATTCATACTTTTGTTTACTTTCGATTCACGAACTCTGCTATCCTTATCTAAAGCCGAGGGAATTAGATACGTCGGGGAACACACATTGAAGTTTGCCTTTTTCAATTACATCATCACATTGCTACACGTTGACGAACAGCGGTAAATGCACTCATTATTGATCAAATTTTATCACATTATTCAAGTGCAGTTCAGACAGTCTTTTTTAAAATCTACTTTCAGttctttatatttttgtttagtTATTATAtgttatttgtttattatttctttcttctttcctctatCGATTCTTACCGTTCTTTACAATTCGCAGAAGTTGTATCCCAGCAGCCCTACGAGCGACTCTAATTGCGTAATCGGCTTAATAAGAAACTAATCGCAAACAAACAAAGCAAGTGCCTTCCGCATTCGGTGGGCAACGGGAGAGTGAAATCTTCAAACTCAACTGAAAAGAACTCTTTGGTGATCTACAATTGCTGCAACAAAAACCGTCAAAGtacattttatattattttaatcCTATAGTAGTAGACTAAGAAAATTCACACCCCATGCTCCTTCTGTCCTAGATACAAAACAAGCAAGGAAGATACAATAAAATttaagcttttaaatattttattcgtAAATCCGACTAAAACTGATCAAATTTTTAGAATAAATGGAGAAAATTCAATAGAATTCattcgcttaactcttaagtaGTGGAATTTGTCGTATAGAAActtatcatttttattattttacgtaATTTCATGAAACTGAATCAAACATCATTACACTAAAAGCGAAACGAAGAAAAATGTGTACCATAATAAAGGGCTTCTGGTCTATTGCAAGCAAATATTTATCAGtgttaataaaacaaaataaactttgttcgACAAATTGTTGTACTTAGTCGTTTTTGTACCTTTACAAGAAAGGTTATTGACGACCTAACAAGCCCAGACTATGAACGTACTTATTTAGAAATCAAATTATTCCGTGGACATATTCAGCTATCCAggaaaaaataatcaatattcGGCTTCTTTTATAATCATAGAAGTAATATTTGCACGCTTCATATCATTCCTCTATTCAATATGTTATCATTCGCTTCTGTCTTTTTAAAACTACTAGAACAAATTTCAACAACACCCAATTGATCTTAATACTGTTTATAAAAAAGTTGATTAATTGATTGCTTTTTAGTGTTGCAAATATTACTGCTTTGATTATTATTACCTGCTTGTTGCTTGGGCATCATTTTCATCGGACTGTGTTACTTCCTGTTAGATGTGTTTCGATGTACCTAATGTTTAACTTCGAACTAAATGTGATTGTGAAACATGGTAGCATCATACCAGTAGCTATTGGAATtcgtttggtaatatgaagcaATTGaagattacaaaaaaaaataaggggCGTGTGAGTGATGATGCACAGCAAAAATGTCTTAACTGTATAAGATTAAAAGGTAGAGTAAGACGATATCGCGATAGCTGAACTGTGAAATTCATTGTGAGCAGGAAAACAGACGGTAAGGAGCTATCAGTGCAACCCCTCCTTTAGCCCTCTTCCTGCATGTAAGTAAGTACCTTTTTAAAAGATTAAGTAAAAGTTCTTATATTTAAAATAGTGTTTgatgtttgtatttcattttttttgtatttgaaagaaattttcctGTTATGCATGACTTTTCTTGACATATCTATCTTGCTTCATGTTCTTATTCCTCAGTGTATGCCATTCATCGAACGACAGTACCGACATCCATCCTTTCAATTACCATGGATGACATTCATATTCTGAAATACCTACCCTACCCATATATGTGTTTCTGGTTTAAATGATGTCTTGAATAACAGTGGCAAGCATATGCTTTGACGTGTACCAATGACGTGTACCAAATGTGCTAACAACTTCCAGTAAACGTACAGCTcgtatttagaaaaaaaatcttgtaacttgtagcttaAATATGCATATATTATATAGTCAGACAAATCAATCATTTAACCTAAACTTTACATATATTTATACTACATAACATACAACTTTCAAAGTAATTCATACAATAGGGCTGCCAAGAAATTAGAATACATCAAGGCCAGtaaatgtaataaatttatgaagaacgaaagagaaagagattcttGCAGTGTCCTACATAATAATTAAACCACAGAGGATgtaggataaaaggtcgaaggataGAAGGTCGAAGgttaaaaggtcgaaacaaaaaatccgtcgaaaggtcgaaggaacgaaatataaaaattacggttgtaggacaaaaggtcgaaggtcgaagTGTCAAAAAATCGATGGGTCAAACGGCGAAaagacaaaagttcgaagggtcaAGAAATGAGATGGGATAAAaggttgaaatttcaaaaaaaaataggcaaaacgtcgagtgcTAAACAACCATTCTATTGtgcatttatatttatttgtgttacctgataatatttcatggttgattttttccttctttgttaATGATAGACCGTTATTTTGAGTTTCGGATAcctatatttatttgtgttacacctgataatatttcattctacaaattttgaacatgggatattcttcagaaaaaaatatcaaatcaatatttcatTAAAGTATTGTTAGGCATTATTTACCTTAATTTTAATTCCGGAAACTTCgctcattttcatcaaaatgatcatTCAAAATTTGGCCTATCATATCACATTCTAAtgataataatttaattttgtgTGCTCAAAAGGCGATACATTATAACGGGAATTTATTGTtttgggttttattgttagaaatcgttcacaaattacgtaacgcaaccTTCAACCTTTCGACACAGATTCATGTTTCATTTTCCAAACTGAGACGTTCattttttcgttcaaaaattctTATATGGAAGTGAATTTTTTAAAGCGAGTGCCCGTCCTTCTGCCAAGAGTCCACTTGAAGAGGGAGGGTAGAGTTTTCAGTTGCTTATGGTGCCTATTATTCCACAAAtactacacggttagaaaaaagtacctaattttaggtactttttttctcttgcatctccctccctcttccctttgttgtcataaaatgaagagcaaaaccactcaacaagggcattaaagtgtgggaacccaacgttgagtaatctcatgtttacaaaagttgagtgaaatttacctaacttttggttagtttctatttaaaattaagtatattttacttaatattaagtgaattttacttaatttcaagaaaaattacttaattttgggttcttacactgaacccccgatttgagtgaaaagtacctaatattaggtacttttttctaaccgtgtactcCACTACACAAAATGTTCGAGAATGTCAGCAAAAGCAACTCCAGCGCTATT comes from Armigeres subalbatus isolate Guangzhou_Male chromosome 2, GZ_Asu_2, whole genome shotgun sequence and encodes:
- the LOC134208890 gene encoding transmembrane protein 184B isoform X3, whose protein sequence is MSSTEHPPGDLLNGSTVTSKPTIVVRSTEAASAAALGIDPLISHVGDGIFLQTKTAQGLAGIFVWIALFITCQQIYQHLRWYTNPQEQRWIVRILFIVPIYATYSWISLLFFNSESVYVYFFTVRDCYEAFVIYNFLSLCYEYLGGEGNIMSEIRGKPIKSSCLYGTCCLTGKTYTIGFLRFCKQATLQFCLVKPLMAFIIIFLQAFGHYHDGDWSADGGYIYITVIYNISVSLALYGLYLFYFATRDLLTPFDPVLKFCTVKSVIFLSFWQGVGLAILEKAEVISPIVDAGGSTTSAGTVSAGYQNFFICIEMLFAAIALRYAFPYQVYAQSCMTDAHGRSVTMQSISSSLKETMNPKDIMTDAIHNFHPQYQQYTQYSSEVVSQQPYERL
- the LOC134208890 gene encoding transmembrane protein 184B isoform X2, yielding MSSTEHPPGDLLNGSTVTSKPTIVVRSTEAASAAALGIDPLISHVGDGIFLQTKTAQGLAGIFVWIALFITCQQIYQHLRWYTNPQEQRWIVRILFIVPIYATYSWISLLFFNSESVYVYFFTVRDCYEAFVIYNFLSLCYEYLGGEGNIMSEIRGKPIKSSCLYGTCCLTGKTYTIGFLRFCKQATLQFCLVKPLMAFIIIFLQAFGHYHDGDWSADGGYIYITVIYNISVSLALYGLYLFYFATRDLLTPFDPVLKFCTVKSVIFLSFWQGVGLAILEKAEVISPIVDAGGSTTSAGTVSAGYQNFFICIEMLFAAIALRYAFPYQVYAQSCMTDAHGRSVTMQSISSSLKETMNPKDIMTDAIHNFHPQYQQYTQYSSDCPSPMKVAKNLNPPRKSYAAQYLQNYYQLREEELYTTSYNSTSNNNTSISNMANQF
- the LOC134208890 gene encoding transmembrane protein 184B isoform X1; translation: MSSTEHPPGDLLNGSTVTSKPTIVVRSTEAASAAALGIDPLISHVGDGIFLQTKTAQGLAGIFVWIALFITCQQIYQHLRWYTNPQEQRWIVRILFIVPIYATYSWISLLFFNSESVYVYFFTVRDCYEAFVIYNFLSLCYEYLGGEGNIMSEIRGKPIKSSCLYGTCCLTGKTYTIGFLRFCKQATLQFCLVKPLMAFIIIFLQAFGHYHDGDWSADGGYIYITVIYNISVSLALYGLYLFYFATRDLLTPFDPVLKFCTVKSVIFLSFWQGVGLAILEKAEVISPIVDAGGSTTSAGTVSAGYQNFFICIEMLFAAIALRYAFPYQVYAQSCMTDAHGRSVTMQSISSSLKETMNPKDIMTDAIHNFHPQYQQYTQYSSGGKNSRGIRVSSYDPDDPSHQLTQGGGNGGSGGTNQGSGTRGSGGYSTGHNSYIAPPTLGSQRKFMPGGGGGSQKVATISQNYNEKTMLLSSDDEYQ